The genomic DNA GAGAGGAAGGAGGATTATGACAAGGCACGAGCACGTATCTTTAGTACCCCTGCCAGTCCTGACTCAGATGATACATTGCCTCAGGCCCCAGCAGATGGAAAAAATTTGTGCTTGAACGGAGATGAGAATGAAGGTTGCAGGAACTCCATGGCTGATCCAGAAAAAAACATCAGCATCAGGGATAGTGGTACTTCATCTCGGGTCGCCATTTTCAGAGATAGAGAGAAAGATCGTACTGACCCAGATTATGATCGGAGCTATGAGAGGTAGCGCTGATAATTCTATATTGCATTTTGGgttttccttgttttgtttgattttgattgtgtATTTGTTGTTGGATTGATATTTCTATATTGGATTTTAGATTtccttttgtttggttttagtTGTCTGTTTGTTGTTGGGTTTCTTATTTTTGGGTTGTCTTATTTTGCTGTGTGATTGGTAAGCATGCATATTACAATATCTCTTTTGTTTGAGACACCTGTGTTTTTTGCCCAGTATCCATTTGTCTCCTAGTCACATGcataaaaaaatggatatttCTTATCGATATAAATAGTTATTTTGGGCAcctgatttttaaataatccattgagaaattatattattatttgatcagCTTGGCATTAGGAAACTATGGTTTTATGATATGCAATAGATTGATTTTCTAACTTGTATGTGTTATTTGGGGAATGTTTAGTGGCAAGGGATGGGGGTTAAAGGAGGGCTTTTTGTTGTCAATGCTTTTTCACAATAGATTGATTTTCTAAGTTGTATGTGTTGCTTGGGGTAGGTTTTGTGGGAAGGGATTAAAGGAGGCCTTGATTTGCTCTCCAACTATGTGGTGTTGTCAATGCATTTTCACATTTCCTAAATATCTtgttacctataaaaaaaaaggaaatcattTCCTAAGCCTCTTTTCTTCTAAGGGTTTGTGATCCaaagtaattttaataatttattttagagTGATTGTTTCTGTGGTAGTTAACTGAATGTTATTTTGACTTTGGTGCATTGTTTTATCAAATTATCAGGAGGATACATACTAATATTGCTTAACAAATGGATCCTGAATCCAAACTGAATTGCCTTTTGAATTGATACAGATATGTTAGGAACCTTCCTACAAACCAAAGCTTTAGCTTGGCACCTTTCGATGCGCAAAAGATTCAACATCCATTTCTGCAGTATGATACTGGTTTTCCTCAGTTGGGTCAGATTCAAAGGACTCAAGCTTCCCTCAGCTACAGGCCTTCAAACCCAATCATGAACCCTTTCTGTGCGATGGGACTGAATCAGACATCCAGGGATGCTGTTTATCTGCAGTGGCCTAGTCATTCAATGATGTATGCACATTCTTACGAGCAGTTTAGACATGCTGTT from Vitis riparia cultivar Riparia Gloire de Montpellier isolate 1030 chromosome 8, EGFV_Vit.rip_1.0, whole genome shotgun sequence includes the following:
- the LOC117920340 gene encoding R3H domain-containing protein 1 isoform X1, translated to MDSAPYANDVSATPGDKESMVDPFLVEALQNPRHRLTILRMELDIQRFLQNPDQQQFEFQHFPTSYLRLAAHRVALHYGLQTMVQDNSVDGLANRIVVMKTAESRCPAICLSEIPAKQSENEKPEHIKIAIRRRPNKTSLNETNENGIKRSSVRTVEERKEDYDKARARIFSTPASPDSDDTLPQAPADGKNLCLNGDENEGCRNSMADPEKNISIRDSGTSSRVAIFRDREKDRTDPDYDRSYERYVRNLPTNQSFSLAPFDAQKIQHPFLQYDTGFPQLGQIQRTQASLSYRPSNPIMNPFCAMGLNQTSRDAVYLQWPSHSMMYAHSYEQFRHAVFQAPFCQQPLSFDYSQNH
- the LOC117920340 gene encoding uncharacterized protein LOC117920340 isoform X2, with product MMSQPLQEIRSPWSTLSWSRLFKTLAIVSPNPDQQQFEFQHFPTSYLRLAAHRVALHYGLQTMVQDNSVDGLANRIVVMKTAESRCPAICLSEIPAKQSENEKPEHIKIAIRRRPNKTSLNETNENGIKRSSVRTVEERKEDYDKARARIFSTPASPDSDDTLPQAPADGKNLCLNGDENEGCRNSMADPEKNISIRDSGTSSRVAIFRDREKDRTDPDYDRSYERYVRNLPTNQSFSLAPFDAQKIQHPFLQYDTGFPQLGQIQRTQASLSYRPSNPIMNPFCAMGLNQTSRDAVYLQWPSHSMMYAHSYEQFRHAVFQAPFCQQPLSFDYSQNH